DNA from Sorangium aterium:
TGCCATACCCTCCGCGACAGCTTCGCGACCCACCTGGTCGAGGCGGGTACCGACATCCGGATAGTTCAGACGCTGCTCGGCTATAAGGATGTGCGGACCACGGTGATCGATACGCACATCATCGACCGCGGCCATCTTGGCGTTACCAACCCCCAAAGCCGCTGAATGCCGCCTCAGCATGGAGCGCCTTGAACTCCGACGCCACCCCGTCGTGCCGCCCTGGCTCATTGTGGAATGCAGCGTACCCGACTGCTACCCCGCCTTGTCAAGGCGACCAAGGCAGGAGCGTGCGGGATCCACGGCGCGAACAGGCTTTTGAGCCTGCTGCTCCGATTCGAGGATGACGCCCTGCAACGGCCTGGTCCGCCAATTGGCCGCGGCCTGTCGAGTCTGCCGTTGCGCGGTGCAGCGTCTGCATCGAAGCACACGTCAGCCCTGCGTCACGTTAAGGAGCACCGGGGGCTGCAGGCGGTCGAACTGCGGGCAGCAGGTGATGGCCGTCAGGCGCTGGCCGGACGCTTGAGCGGCGTGCCGCGCGTCGTCTCCGGCATCGCAGCCGGCCCGGCCGAAACAATGCAGCCGGTGTCACGCCGTGCGCGTTGGCGATCGCTACAAGAGCGGCGACGCGGACGTTGGTCTTGGCGCGTTCGAGGCGATGGAAAAGGCCAGGGCTCGCGTCCAACGCTGCCGCGCCCTCCTCTTAGGTCACCCCTCGCCTGACACTGTTCGGGACCGCCCTTTCGGATCCCGCCCGGACCGGCCAAGCGGACCGCGGGCAAGCCCCGCTCTGACCGCGCGAGGAGGGGGTACGGTGCTCGCCTACGTCCAGGGTTCGTTTCGCGAAAATTATAACGAATCCAATATCTTGACGTGAGTTACGCGCCGCGCGGCGACAGGGCAGGTACGGGGTCCAAGCGGGGATTCTCGACCGTTCCAGCTGTAATCCGTTCTGCTGATCGGGTCGTGGTCCATGAGTCTCTGACACGCCAGAGGCCCGCCTCGTCGCGTGCGGCGTCCTCC
Protein-coding regions in this window:
- a CDS encoding tyrosine-type recombinase/integrase, giving the protein MASRSKCSPRPDTAYHHDGRQASGLTEHFTCHTLRDSFATHLVEAGTDIRIVQTLLGYKDVRTTVIDTHIIDRGHLGVTNPQSR